One window from the genome of Streptomyces sp. NBC_01476 encodes:
- a CDS encoding SDR family NAD(P)-dependent oxidoreductase codes for MTTIAIVGAGRGLGAAVARRFGRQGFDVALVSRTQEHVDSLAAELGGEGVRARGFAADVRDPVALTAALAAATAALGPVEVLQYSPIPHKDFMKPVLQTTPADLRGPLEFSVHGPVTAVQQVLPGMRVLGRGTLLFVNGGSAVRPHADRAGTSIAFAAESAYARMLHDTLAEDRIHVAQLIIPGAITPGHPRKDPAVLAGLLWDLHHDRGEFRHFAEPLED; via the coding sequence ATGACGACCATCGCCATCGTCGGAGCAGGAAGAGGTCTGGGCGCCGCCGTGGCGCGCCGCTTCGGCCGCCAGGGCTTCGACGTCGCCCTCGTCTCCCGTACCCAGGAACACGTCGACTCCCTCGCCGCGGAACTCGGCGGCGAGGGGGTGCGCGCACGCGGTTTCGCCGCCGACGTGCGGGACCCGGTGGCCCTCACCGCAGCCCTGGCCGCTGCCACCGCCGCCCTCGGCCCGGTGGAAGTCCTGCAGTACAGCCCCATTCCGCACAAGGACTTCATGAAGCCCGTCCTGCAGACCACCCCGGCCGACCTCAGGGGACCGCTGGAGTTCTCCGTCCACGGGCCCGTGACAGCCGTCCAGCAGGTCCTGCCCGGGATGCGCGTCCTCGGGCGCGGCACCCTGCTGTTCGTCAACGGCGGCAGCGCCGTGCGGCCCCACGCCGACCGGGCCGGCACCTCCATCGCCTTCGCCGCCGAGAGCGCCTACGCCCGTATGCTGCACGACACCCTCGCCGAGGACCGCATTCACGTCGCCCAGCTGATCATTCCCGGCGCGATCACCCCCGGCCACCCCCGCAAGGACCCCGCGGTGCTCGCCGGCCTCCTGTGGGACCTCCACCACGACCGCGGGGAATTCCGCCACTTCGCCGAACCCCTGGAGGACTGA
- a CDS encoding RNA polymerase sigma factor, with product MQHEEPTVAVSGAPGHPRDLRSDAALAVLAGAGDANAFAVIFTRYQPCVARYLRRHVPEDPGTAEDLVSDTFVRALGRIGHYYESPSGMRAWLLTIARNLVTDHRKLARTRLELPVFEVPEARMPPVSDPHEEVVASMTGSVVRQALTGLTEHQQQVIVMRYWMGMRARQIARMTGRTEGAVKALQWRARLDLRHSLGNRGTGWSL from the coding sequence GTGCAGCACGAAGAACCAACGGTCGCGGTGAGCGGAGCACCGGGCCACCCCAGGGACCTCCGGAGCGACGCCGCCCTCGCGGTCCTGGCCGGAGCGGGCGACGCCAACGCGTTCGCCGTGATCTTCACCCGCTACCAGCCGTGCGTGGCACGGTACTTGCGCCGGCACGTGCCCGAGGACCCGGGGACCGCCGAGGATCTGGTCAGCGACACCTTCGTCCGGGCGCTGGGCAGGATCGGGCACTACTACGAATCGCCGAGCGGCATGCGGGCGTGGCTGCTCACCATCGCCCGCAACCTCGTCACCGACCACCGGAAGCTGGCGCGCACCCGCCTGGAACTGCCGGTCTTCGAGGTGCCGGAAGCGCGGATGCCCCCGGTGTCCGACCCGCACGAGGAGGTGGTCGCGAGCATGACCGGGTCCGTGGTCCGCCAGGCACTCACCGGGCTCACCGAGCACCAGCAGCAGGTGATCGTCATGAGGTACTGGATGGGGATGCGAGCGCGCCAGATCGCCCGGATGACCGGCCGTACCGAGGGCGCCGTCAAGGCGCTCCAGTGGCGCGCCCGGCTCGACCTGCGCCACTCGCTCGGGAACCGGGGCACCGGGTGGTCGCTGTGA
- a CDS encoding BN159_2729 family protein, which translates to MAALRTGDAPTGPGRGVPGSSSPSPPSSPSSPFSPSPAGDAPEPVAPEPSAAGSREQRAARHWARAQARRTASSLAAAYGAHPDVVSVLTEDERVVMIMHIRELSAWYVHRSMLGIRPETVLCHQDVCIGTAMLVATPVRLVGHGVPGLLAQAAAAAQEPYRLWDRVYDLAAPLEDGHGTLWQHRGGWAPDGVPLLVPYGRREPCRLPTVLRMAGSLEAAARLLPVLPAQHPPAPAH; encoded by the coding sequence ATGGCGGCGCTGCGCACCGGGGACGCCCCCACGGGTCCCGGCCGGGGCGTCCCCGGGTCCTCTTCCCCGTCCCCGCCGTCCTCGCCGTCCTCGCCGTTCTCCCCGTCCCCGGCCGGCGACGCTCCGGAGCCGGTGGCCCCGGAGCCCTCCGCGGCGGGGTCACGCGAACAGCGAGCCGCCCGGCACTGGGCCCGGGCCCAGGCACGGCGGACCGCCTCGTCGCTGGCCGCCGCGTACGGGGCGCACCCGGACGTGGTCTCGGTGCTCACCGAGGACGAACGGGTGGTGATGATCATGCACATCCGTGAGCTGAGCGCCTGGTACGTCCACCGCTCCATGCTGGGCATCCGGCCCGAGACCGTGCTGTGCCACCAGGACGTGTGCATCGGCACCGCGATGCTCGTCGCCACCCCCGTCCGCCTCGTCGGCCACGGCGTGCCGGGCCTCCTGGCACAGGCCGCCGCAGCCGCCCAGGAGCCCTACCGGCTCTGGGACCGGGTCTACGACCTGGCGGCGCCGCTGGAGGACGGGCACGGCACGCTGTGGCAGCACCGCGGTGGCTGGGCGCCGGACGGGGTCCCCCTGCTGGTGCCTTACGGGCGCCGTGAACCGTGCCGGCTGCCCACCGTGCTGCGGATGGCCGGCTCCCTCGAAGCGGCGGCGCGCCTGCTCCCGGTCCTCCCCGCGCAGCATCCGCCCGCGCCCGCGCACTGA